Proteins encoded by one window of Lathyrus oleraceus cultivar Zhongwan6 chromosome 1, CAAS_Psat_ZW6_1.0, whole genome shotgun sequence:
- the LOC127087565 gene encoding uncharacterized protein LOC127087565, with amino-acid sequence MFNEPISPPSLTPSSPSYYTISYDSDPQSPTLAQLQTRALFAQNQPEPETNIPSPSEKPPTPPSEPHIETLTENPITHQSEPLIEPITPSTPTSPTAEATEKAVAEATATAEVKAKAKVDAEEAARIAAEEASKDRDDALTQGEQSQSDFAPLVLKTLEELQKEQQVVRARLDQQDFVNFNIQNLLT; translated from the coding sequence ATGTTCAATGAACCCATATCACCACCCTCCTTAACACCTTCATCCCCATCTTATTATACCATCTCCTATGATTCTGACCCTCAATCACCTACTCTCGCTCAACTCCAGACTCGCGCCCTCTTCGCCCAAAACCAACCTGAACCAGAAACTAATATTCCTTCACCATCTGAAAAACCACCAACACCTCCATCTGAACCACACATAGAAACTCTCACTGAAAACCCAATTACTCATCAATCTGAACCTCTAATTGAACCCATAACACCATCAACACCTACATCTCCCACCGCTGAAGCTACAGAAAAGGCCGTCGCTGAGGCTACTGCTACTGCTGAAGTTAAAGCCAAAGCCAAGGTTGATGCTGAAGAAGCAGCACGCATAGCTGCGGAAGAAGCTTCCAAGGATAGGGATGATGCTCTAACTCAAGGGGAGCAATCTCAATCTGATTTCGCTCCTCTAGTGTTGAAGACTCTGGAAGAGCTGCAAAAAGAGCAGCAGGTCGTGCGAGCaagattggatcaacaggacttcgtcaacttcaacattcagAACCTGCTGACTTAG